The Bacteroidia bacterium DNA segment GAAGCGCTAAATGCGTTTCGGTCAGTAGAAAACAGCCCTACTTATGGTGCAAAAGTGCCTTTATACATAGCAACTTGTCTGCTTCAAGCAAAACGCTATGAAGAACTGGGTACTTATGGTAAAAAATTACTCAGTAACGACTCATTAGAAAACCAATCAAGTGTTTACTTACTTGTTGGAACGTCCTTGTTTTACCAAAAAGAGTACAAAGAATCCATTCCATTTTTGCAAGGCAGCCCGCAAAATGCTGCTACAAATTACTTGTTAGGCTACGCATTATTTCAGGAAAAGAGGTATCCGGAGGCTTCGGAGTGGTTACAGAAAAATGCTGCCCAATCAGATGAAGCCGGCCAAACTGCCTCTTATTATTTGGGTTTTTGCTTGCTCAATCAAAATAAAAAAGAAGAAGCCCGTTTGGCATTTAAAAGAGCATCTGAAGAAACTTTTCAGCCTGATATTCAATCTAATTCTCTTTATCAATACGGGAAATTATCTATGGAAACCCGATATTATGAAGAAGCTCTTAGCGCATTTCAAAGGTATATAAAGCAGTATCCTAACGGTGAAATGAACGGTGAAATAGTTGGTTTTTTAGGAGAAATATATTTATATTCAAGAAATTATGTACTTTCTGTAGTTAATTTTGAGGCATCACCATTAAAAGATAACCGTACGAAAGAGGCATATCAGCGAGTTTGCTATTATTTTGGGTTAGATTTGCTATCACGAGGGGTGGCAGATTCTGCCAAACGTTATCTTAAAAAAGCGATAACTATTGCTGTTAATCCGGAGCTGACTTTTGCCTCAAGGTATTGGTATGCCGAAGCACTTACGCGTGACCAAGCATACGTAAATGCCGAAGATGCTTATCAAGATTTTCTAAAATCTTCATCTGCAAACCAAGATACATATTATCCACAAACCTTATATGGTTTAGCATGGGTTCAGATGAAGCAAAAAAAATACACCAAAGCCTATACTAATTTTACGCAGTTTGCAAATTTAAAAAACAATAACCTTACGGAAATGATTGCTGATGCTCGGCTACGTGCCGGCGATTGCCAATTTATTCAAAAAAAATATTCAGATGCTATTCAGGAATATCAATATTCTGTTCAGCTAAATTTACAAGGAGTAGATTACGCATTGTATCAGATTGGGATATGCTATTTGCGGCTTTCTAAATACAATAATGCCACTGAAGCATTAGTTCGTCTTGTAAATAACTACAAATCATCTACTTATCGTCCACAAGCTATTGAGCAGTTAGCTGTAACGTATCTTACGTGGCTAAATGACTATCCGCAGGCCACCCATTACGGGAAAATGCTGATAGCTGATTATCCCAATAGTCAATGGATTCCTATGGCTTATGCCTACTTAGCATTATCGGCATTTAACTCAAAAGATGAAGCAGCTGCTACAAACTATTTTAAAATCGTATTATTTGAATATGGTAATGCTACTCACGCAGTTAAAATTGCATTAGATGGTTTAAGCAACATTTTATCCCCGGCAGATTACAATCGGGTTTATCAGCAATATAGAGAAAAGAACCCCGTAGCAAAGTCAGAATTAGAGGATATTGTATTTAACAATGCAAAAGACAGATATTCTTCAGATGACTACGAAAATGCAATTATCCAGCTTACTAATTACGTCAAAGATTACCCTAAGGGTGAATACATTTGGGAGGTTTACTACACTCGCGGAGATTGTTACGAAAAGTTAGGGCAATATGAAAAAGCTTTGTCAGACTATGAGCAGGTTTATAGCTCAAATAAATCAGAAGATGAGGGGATTTTAGCCGCTAAGGCTGCCGGCGAAATTTTAATGCGCCAAAAAAAGTACCCAGAAGCCGTAAAAGTCTATCAACGGTTTGATAGTTTAGCTTCCGGAACAACAGATAAAATGAACGCACAATTTGGCTTAGGTACAGCGTATCTTGCAAATCAGCAGTATTCAGAAGCTGCGGCAATATTTAATGCGCTTGTAGTGCATGAAAATATTACCCAATATTCAAAAACACGCGCAAAAGTCTTATTGGGAAAAGCCCAATATTTCTTAGGAAAATCAGATGAAGCCATGAAGCTATTTACAGAAGTAGAAAAAGACTCCAAGAACGCATTCGGAGCTGAATCACAGTATTTTATATCTAAAATCTTGCTTGACCAAAAGCAATATGAGCAAGTTAAAAATGCTGTGATATACTTAAAAAATAATTATGTACAATATCATGAATGGAAAGCCCGCGCTTTTATCTTGATGGCTGAATCTTATTATCAGTTAGGGGAAAAGTTCCAAGCCTTAGAAACCATGAAAAGCGTTGCACAAAATGCGGTTAATCAGGAAATAAAAGAAGAAGCACAACGCCGCTTTAATGAATGGGAAGAAATTAGAAAAAAAGAACAAGCAGAACGAAAACAGCGTGGAGAAACCGGCCCCGATGAATATTCCGAAGAAACAGAGGTCGAAGAAGATGTTGTGGAAGAAGAGCCTGTAAAGCAACCTAAATCACAACCCAAAACCAATGAAAAAAACAACGAAACAGATAAACCTAAGACCAATTCCCCAACCCCCAAATCAGAAACACCTAAGACCAACTCCCCAACTCCTAAATCAGAAACACCTAAGACCAATTCCTCAACTCCTAAACCAGAAACACCTAAGACCAATCCCCCAACTCCTAAATCAGATAAACCCAAGACCAATTCCTCAACTCCCAAATCTGGAAACTCTAAAACAACTCCTCCGCCTAAGAAGCCAACTCATACCCCAAAGTAATACCAACAGATGTGAGGTAACTGTGGGTAATTAAGTGTTATTAGGAAATATTTAAAGCTAAATTTTTGGTTGTGTATGATACTTTTAAAAAAATACACTTAAATATCACAACATTTATTCGGGAAAATACGTAATATTGCGTTAATATACTATTAGTCCGATGAAATACAACTCTCCTTTACAGTATTTACAGATTGCTTTGCTGTCAATTTGTTTTGCTATACAAGTATCTGCGCAGGTAGGCATTGGCACACTCACCCCTGATGCCTCTGCTATGCTGGATATTCAGTCAGGCGATAAGGGTATTTTAGTGCCTCGAATGACCACTTCAGCCCGATCCGGAATAGCATCTCCGGCAACCGGCTTGCTGATATTCAACACAGATATAAATCAGTTTGAATATTTTGATAATACTTTTGGTTGGGTAACTATGGGATCCGGTTCCGGAGATAATCTGGGCGACCATACAGCTACCCAAAATATAGCATTAGATAACAACTATCTAAGCGGAGACGGAGATAACGAAGGTATATTTGTGAATGGAACCGGAAACGTAGGGATAGGAATAGCTACCTTTTTGGATATATTGCATATAAATGATATAGCTAACACTCAGAGTTCAGTTCGTCTTACTGCTGGGACAGCTACGGGAACCACTACCACAGACGGTTTAACGATGTATGCAAACAACTCTTCCACAGGTATATTGAGCTATGAAAACACCTACCTACACATTGGGAATAATGGGGCAACCCGTGTTTCTATTTCACCTACCGGAAATGTGGGTATAGGTACAGTAATTCCTACCAATCGTTTTTCGGTGGGAGCAAGTTCTCAGTTTCAAGTGAATGCTACCGGTAATATCCTAAAAATAAACGACGTACCCACCAATTTTCCGGCGGCGCAAGGTGCTGCTAATACCTATTTAAAAAATGACGGCAGCGGAAATCTCAGTTGGGCACCATCCGGCGGCGGCAGTAGCTGGGATTTACTCGGTAACGCCGGTACAAACCCCGGAACACATTTTATCGGGACTACCGATAACAAGGCCATCATGATGAAAAACAATAATACAAATAGATTTCGGTTTACCACCAAGGGTCAAATAGAAGTTTTTAATAGTGCCCAATCCGTATTTTTAGGGCAAAATGCCGGTGCAAATCAAGATTCTTCCGCAAACCGATTCAGTGTATTTGTTGGAAATAGTGCAGGACAAGCCAACACAACTGGTGCTAACAATAATGCTTTAGGCTACCAATCATTGCAAACCAACACAACTGGTGCTAACAATAATGCTTTAGGCTACCAATCGTTGCAAAGTAACACAACAGGTGGCAACAACACGGCAGTAGGCTATCAATCACTGCGAAACAACACCACAGCAAGTAATAATACTGCTGTGGGTAGCTCATCTCTTCTGACAAATAGTACAGGAATTAATAATACAGCATTAGGCCAACGTTCAATGTTTTCAAATATAAGCGGTAACAATAACACGGCTATTGGATTACGTTCATTAGAATTAAATGAAACAGGCGACGTAAACACAGCTATTGGTGTGTGGGCACTTCGTTCAAATGTTTCCGGAAACGGTAACATAGCAGTTGGTTTTGGTACCTTAAACTTTAATACTTCGGGAGATACAAATGTAGCAGTAGGGAACTCTAGTCTTTACAAGAACACAACTGGATACAAAAATAGTGCTTTTGGAGATAAGTCCTTATTCACTAATACTACCGGAAATGAAAACACAGCTATTGGCCACGAAGCACTATATTTTAATACAACGGGGTCTTTTAATGTTTCATTGGGACCTTATACCCTGCTTTTAAATGATAATGGGGTTTCCAATGTTGGAGCCGGTGCCTATACGTTATCAGGAAATACTTCAGGAAGCTACAATACAGCTATGGGAGATAATGCTATGATTAGCAATGTAGTTGGAAGTTACAATACTACCATTGGTTATAGTTCAAACGTTGCCAGCCCTAACCTAACTAACGCTACGGCTATCGGAGCAAATGCAGCAGTATCACAATCAAATAGCTTAGTATTGGGAAATAATGCCAACGTAGGAATTGGCACAACTGCACCTACCCAGAAGTTTTCAGTTGCAGAAAAATTTCAAGTAAATAATACAGGTAATATTGTTAAAATAAACAATGTACCCACCAATTTTCCGGCCAGCCAGGGAGTCGCTAATACCTATTTAATGAATGACGGCGTAGGAAACCTTTCTTGGGAAACTTTACCGTCCGGAGAATCTACCACAGCCAGCAACGGACTAACCTTATCCGGTTTCGATGTGCAGTTAGGAGGAAACTTAACAGTTAATACAACGATAATCCAAGACGATAATACCTTAACTTTTGAAAACAATGGCTATAACAACACTATTTTTAACCTATCCTCTACCGGAGACTTTGAGGTGCAAGGTAACGGCACAACAGCCTTTATCGTTGATGATACAAGACAAGTAGGGATTGGGACAAGCTACCCTGCTGCCCAGCTACACACTACGGGAACAGTACGTTTTGAAAACTACATCTCCAATGTTTACGGATCTATTTTACGAACAACTAACACCGGTGATTTAGCCATAACTAACTTTACCGGAAATAGCAGTGATGTTTTGCTGGGTAGCGGTACTTTTGGGCCTACTCCCGGCTTAAATAACAAATGGGATTTACTCGGTAACGCCGGTACGGATACTTCTATCAATTTTATAGGCACCACCGACCTAAAGAGTTTGAAATTTAGGGTAAATAATATGCAAGCCGGATGTATAGACACCGGTTCCGTATTTTTGGGTTACAGAGCCGGCTTGGTGAATACAAATCCAACCAATGTAGGTATTGGCTATAATTCGCTAAGCAGTAAC contains these protein-coding regions:
- a CDS encoding tetratricopeptide repeat protein, coding for MKRLKLSYFVTIWVSYWCLSIFTGFGQLPSQTNDKTTYSDALELFYKGKYSAAQKQFEVFLGNIQFYPEAVNDLIPNVRFYHAVCSYHLLRNNAESLLEHFLYDFPFHAHQDEARFFLGKLLFIKRKYPDALPVLEEIERRELAEDLRQEAVFMRGYCQFQTKQLKPAETAFSQVKNGNSPFKESAAYYLGVVQYQQERYSEALNAFRSVENSPTYGAKVPLYIATCLLQAKRYEELGTYGKKLLSNDSLENQSSVYLLVGTSLFYQKEYKESIPFLQGSPQNAATNYLLGYALFQEKRYPEASEWLQKNAAQSDEAGQTASYYLGFCLLNQNKKEEARLAFKRASEETFQPDIQSNSLYQYGKLSMETRYYEEALSAFQRYIKQYPNGEMNGEIVGFLGEIYLYSRNYVLSVVNFEASPLKDNRTKEAYQRVCYYFGLDLLSRGVADSAKRYLKKAITIAVNPELTFASRYWYAEALTRDQAYVNAEDAYQDFLKSSSANQDTYYPQTLYGLAWVQMKQKKYTKAYTNFTQFANLKNNNLTEMIADARLRAGDCQFIQKKYSDAIQEYQYSVQLNLQGVDYALYQIGICYLRLSKYNNATEALVRLVNNYKSSTYRPQAIEQLAVTYLTWLNDYPQATHYGKMLIADYPNSQWIPMAYAYLALSAFNSKDEAAATNYFKIVLFEYGNATHAVKIALDGLSNILSPADYNRVYQQYREKNPVAKSELEDIVFNNAKDRYSSDDYENAIIQLTNYVKDYPKGEYIWEVYYTRGDCYEKLGQYEKALSDYEQVYSSNKSEDEGILAAKAAGEILMRQKKYPEAVKVYQRFDSLASGTTDKMNAQFGLGTAYLANQQYSEAAAIFNALVVHENITQYSKTRAKVLLGKAQYFLGKSDEAMKLFTEVEKDSKNAFGAESQYFISKILLDQKQYEQVKNAVIYLKNNYVQYHEWKARAFILMAESYYQLGEKFQALETMKSVAQNAVNQEIKEEAQRRFNEWEEIRKKEQAERKQRGETGPDEYSEETEVEEDVVEEEPVKQPKSQPKTNEKNNETDKPKTNSPTPKSETPKTNSPTPKSETPKTNSSTPKPETPKTNPPTPKSDKPKTNSSTPKSGNSKTTPPPKKPTHTPK
- a CDS encoding tail fiber domain-containing protein encodes the protein MKYNSPLQYLQIALLSICFAIQVSAQVGIGTLTPDASAMLDIQSGDKGILVPRMTTSARSGIASPATGLLIFNTDINQFEYFDNTFGWVTMGSGSGDNLGDHTATQNIALDNNYLSGDGDNEGIFVNGTGNVGIGIATFLDILHINDIANTQSSVRLTAGTATGTTTTDGLTMYANNSSTGILSYENTYLHIGNNGATRVSISPTGNVGIGTVIPTNRFSVGASSQFQVNATGNILKINDVPTNFPAAQGAANTYLKNDGSGNLSWAPSGGGSSWDLLGNAGTNPGTHFIGTTDNKAIMMKNNNTNRFRFTTKGQIEVFNSAQSVFLGQNAGANQDSSANRFSVFVGNSAGQANTTGANNNALGYQSLQTNTTGANNNALGYQSLQSNTTGGNNTAVGYQSLRNNTTASNNTAVGSSSLLTNSTGINNTALGQRSMFSNISGNNNTAIGLRSLELNETGDVNTAIGVWALRSNVSGNGNIAVGFGTLNFNTSGDTNVAVGNSSLYKNTTGYKNSAFGDKSLFTNTTGNENTAIGHEALYFNTTGSFNVSLGPYTLLLNDNGVSNVGAGAYTLSGNTSGSYNTAMGDNAMISNVVGSYNTTIGYSSNVASPNLTNATAIGANAAVSQSNSLVLGNNANVGIGTTAPTQKFSVAEKFQVNNTGNIVKINNVPTNFPASQGVANTYLMNDGVGNLSWETLPSGESTTASNGLTLSGFDVQLGGNLTVNTTIIQDDNTLTFENNGYNNTIFNLSSTGDFEVQGNGTTAFIVDDTRQVGIGTSYPAAQLHTTGTVRFENYISNVYGSILRTTNTGDLAITNFTGNSSDVLLGSGTFGPTPGLNNKWDLLGNAGTDTSINFIGTTDLKSLKFRVNNMQAGCIDTGSVFLGYRAGLVNTNPTNVGIGYNSLSSNTGVANTASGFNSLGNNTTGASNTASGYASLSKNTTGSYNAASGYYALSNNTTGGANMANGSYSLYSNTTGGSNTASGYQSLYYNTSGGSNTASGSFSLYSNTTGNNNTASGYYSLRNNTTGASNMASGYQSLYSNVAGNNTTAIGSRAMYYANNTATSFTNTNVALGFEALRGSTSPAANTGLDNTALGYQTLWSNTSGNYNSATGKGTLYSNTTGTSNTATGYNTLALNTTGNYNTATGGSALYSNTLGSANTASGYFSLRFNTTGSSNTATGVNSLTTNTTGVNNVAMGHSALYANTIGGENTAIGYGTLYSNKAGNYATALGRGAMYYANDIGTSFTNTNVAVGYEALRGSATPAANTGLDNTALGYQTLQSNTSGSRNIALGTLSLTSNITGSGNIGIGCGTLNNNSELSYNIAIGDSALNAQSYGVPFASSNIAVGHGALFTNNPSSSSNGSENIAIGENALRSNITGSKSTSVGSKALYSNTTGSYNQAFGISALYSNTTANQNCAFGNSALHYNVSGTQNVGMGTMTLAYNTTGSYNTAIGSFAGQGQTGIFLTGCTFVGSNTNLTQDRTNVTLLGANIANGQCNGDNQVLLGSTAVGQIRAQITGITAYSDARYKTNVKEDVRGLNFISKLRPVTYNVRPTELHKIWGTPDSIVNQIDHSGIEKETYIGLIAQEVEQAAKESGFTFPGIDIPRNEHEAYSLRYTDFIMPLIKSVQELNTENQKLKTENEQLHSQIQNINKQIEVINAKINQLKVSQ